A genomic window from Mauremys mutica isolate MM-2020 ecotype Southern unplaced genomic scaffold, ASM2049712v1 000298F_np12_obj, whole genome shotgun sequence includes:
- the SLC35A2 gene encoding UDP-galactose translocator isoform X1 produces MAAAGGAGGGGDQAAAGGNRRLKYISLAVLVVQNASLILSIRYVRTLPGERFFATTAVVMAELLKGATCLLLIFLQKQGSMKQFALLLYDAVVVQYMDTLKLAVPSLIYTLQNNLQYVAISNLPAATFQVTYQLKILTTAVFSVLMLRKSLSRLQWVSLVLLFAGVAVVQVEQGQAGGGSNPGAAAHQSYAVGLVAVVVSCLSSGFAGVYFEKILKGSSASVWLRNVQLGIFGTLLGLLGMWWAEGAAVAAQGFFHGYSPLVWGVILNQAFGGLLVAVVVKYADNILKGFATSLSIVASTVASMYLFGFRLHPPFALGAGLVIGAVYMYSLPKAGPPLGPRQEPTALPPLGKEPSEPGYPPKLACKEKGS; encoded by the exons GGAACCGTCGGTTGAAGTACATCAGCCTGGCAGTGCTAGTGGTCCAGAACGCCTCCCTCATCCTGAGCATCCGCTACGTGCGAACCCTGCCCGGGGAGCGCTTCTTCGCCACCACGGCCGtggtgatggctgagctgctcaAGGGAGCCACCTGCCTGCTGCTCATCTTCCTCCAGAAACAAG GCAGCATGAAGCAGTTCGCCCTGTTGCTGTACGACGCCGTGGTGGTGCAGTACATGGACACGCTGAAGCTGGCGGTGCCCTCGCTGATCTACACGCTGCAGAACAACCTCCAGTACGTCGCCATCTCCAACCTGCCGGCAGCCACCTTCCAG GTCACCTACCAGCTGAAGATCCTGACCACGGCCGTCTTCTCGGTCCTGATGCTTCGCAAGAGCCTGTCGCGCCTGCAGTGGGTGTCCCTGGTGCTGCTCTTCGCCGGCGTGGCCGTCGTCCAGGTGGAgcagggccaggcgggcggggggagCAACCCGGGCGCCGCCGCCCACCAGAGCTACGCCGTCGGCCTGGTCGCCGTGGTGGTCTCCTGCCTCTCCTCGGGCTTCGCCGGCGTCTACTTCGAGAAGATCTTGAAGGGCAGCTCGGCCTCCGTGTGGCTCCGCAACGTGCAGCTGGGCATCTTTGGGaccctgctggggctgctgggcaTGTGGTGGGCCGAGGGGGCGGCCGTGGCCGCCCAGGGCTTCTTCCACGGCTACAGCCCGCTGGTGTGGGGCGTGATCCTCAACCAGGCCTTCGGCGGCCTCCTGGTGGCCGTGGTGGTGAAGTACGCGGACAACATCCTCAAGGGCTTCGCCACCTCGCTCTCCATCGTGGCCTCCACCGTGGCCTCCATGTACCTCTTCGGCTTCCGCCTGCACCCGCCCTTCGCCCTGGGGGCCGGGCTGGTCATCGGGGCCGTCTACATGTACAGTCTGCCCAAGGCCGGGCCGCCCCTGGGCCCTCGCCAGGAGCCCACGGCCCTGCCGCCCCTCGGCAAGGAACCCAGCGAGCCGGGCTACCCGCCCAA
- the SLC35A2 gene encoding UDP-galactose translocator isoform X2, producing MAELLKGATCLLLIFLQKQGSMKQFALLLYDAVVVQYMDTLKLAVPSLIYTLQNNLQYVAISNLPAATFQVTYQLKILTTAVFSVLMLRKSLSRLQWVSLVLLFAGVAVVQVEQGQAGGGSNPGAAAHQSYAVGLVAVVVSCLSSGFAGVYFEKILKGSSASVWLRNVQLGIFGTLLGLLGMWWAEGAAVAAQGFFHGYSPLVWGVILNQAFGGLLVAVVVKYADNILKGFATSLSIVASTVASMYLFGFRLHPPFALGAGLVIGAVYMYSLPKAGPPLGPRQEPTALPPLGKEPSEPGYPPKLACKEKGS from the exons atggctgagctgctcaAGGGAGCCACCTGCCTGCTGCTCATCTTCCTCCAGAAACAAG GCAGCATGAAGCAGTTCGCCCTGTTGCTGTACGACGCCGTGGTGGTGCAGTACATGGACACGCTGAAGCTGGCGGTGCCCTCGCTGATCTACACGCTGCAGAACAACCTCCAGTACGTCGCCATCTCCAACCTGCCGGCAGCCACCTTCCAG GTCACCTACCAGCTGAAGATCCTGACCACGGCCGTCTTCTCGGTCCTGATGCTTCGCAAGAGCCTGTCGCGCCTGCAGTGGGTGTCCCTGGTGCTGCTCTTCGCCGGCGTGGCCGTCGTCCAGGTGGAgcagggccaggcgggcggggggagCAACCCGGGCGCCGCCGCCCACCAGAGCTACGCCGTCGGCCTGGTCGCCGTGGTGGTCTCCTGCCTCTCCTCGGGCTTCGCCGGCGTCTACTTCGAGAAGATCTTGAAGGGCAGCTCGGCCTCCGTGTGGCTCCGCAACGTGCAGCTGGGCATCTTTGGGaccctgctggggctgctgggcaTGTGGTGGGCCGAGGGGGCGGCCGTGGCCGCCCAGGGCTTCTTCCACGGCTACAGCCCGCTGGTGTGGGGCGTGATCCTCAACCAGGCCTTCGGCGGCCTCCTGGTGGCCGTGGTGGTGAAGTACGCGGACAACATCCTCAAGGGCTTCGCCACCTCGCTCTCCATCGTGGCCTCCACCGTGGCCTCCATGTACCTCTTCGGCTTCCGCCTGCACCCGCCCTTCGCCCTGGGGGCCGGGCTGGTCATCGGGGCCGTCTACATGTACAGTCTGCCCAAGGCCGGGCCGCCCCTGGGCCCTCGCCAGGAGCCCACGGCCCTGCCGCCCCTCGGCAAGGAACCCAGCGAGCCGGGCTACCCGCCCAA